In Papaver somniferum cultivar HN1 chromosome 1, ASM357369v1, whole genome shotgun sequence, a genomic segment contains:
- the LOC113308947 gene encoding uncharacterized protein LOC113308947 translates to MTSLSSIKVPVFEGKNFEHWRLQMENIFTYQEVWDIVKDGYVEPAEGVVLEGAARILLTENGKKNSKVTYILHQGIHESLTDRVIYIKQVKETLDGLVSYFTGSDKVKKVRLQTLKRKYELLLMENTETISDFFSKTLNIVNEMKANGDTVEDSTVVEKILRSLPEKFESKVNAIEECNTVATMTLNELLGSLQAYKQRLLEKIAAAKQVEETLQSQVSWTNNQGKSNAGSSQGGYNNG, encoded by the coding sequence ATGACGAGTTTAAGTTCGATTAAGGTACCAgtgtttgaaggtaaaaactttGAACATTGGAGGTTGCAGATGGAGAATATTTTCACATACCAGGAGGTATGGGATATTGTGAAAGATGGTTATGTTGAACCAGCAGAAGGAGTAGTACTTGAAGGAGCTGCGCGAATTCTATTAACTGAAAACGGAAAGAAGAATTCTAAAGTTACATATATTCTTCATCAGGGTATTCATGAATCTCTCACGGACAGAGTTATCTATATTAAGCAAGTTAAAGAAACATTGGATGGTTTGGTTAGCTATTTCACAGGATCTGACAAGGTCAAGAAGGTTAGATTGCAAACTCTAAAGAGAAAGTATGAATTATTGCTGATGGAAAATACTGAAACAATATCAGATTTTTTCTCAAAGACTTTGAATATTGTCAATGAGATGAAGGCTAATGGTGATACTGTAGAAGATTCAACAGTTGTTGAGAAGATTTTAAGAAGTTTGCCCGAGAAATTTGAATCAAAGGTGAATGCTATAGAGGAATGCAACACAGTTGCAACTATGACTCTTAATGAGTTATTGGGTTCATTACAAGCTTATAAACaaagattgttagagaaaatagcagctgcaaaacaagttgaagaaACACTTCAGAGTCAAGTTAGTTGGACAAACAATCAAGGAAAATCTAATGCTGGAAGTTCTCAAGGAGGATACAATAATGGATGA